The Brachyspira sp. SAP_772 genome includes the window TAGTATAACAGCAGCCTTAACATGTCTTTCATCATACCCCTCTGCTAAAATTATGCTTTTAGGATTAGCCTTAACCTTTTCTCTTAAACTATCCATAAATGATGCCATAATAAAACACCTCTTAATATAAAAATTAATTTTCAATATTTTAATGCATAAATAATTATTTTGCAAACAATTATATTTAGAATATTTTAAGTATATATTAAATTATAAAACAAAACATTTTTTTATATATTATTGTAGAACTTTTTCACAAATACTAAGAAAATATATTTAACTGCTTATGACACACCAAGCATTTTTATAGCTTCAGAAATATGGTCTATTCCTATAATCTTAACACCTTCTATGGATTTACTTAATTCTTTTACAGCTCTCTTTGAAATATAAACTTCTTTAAGGGAAAATTTCTTCATTTCTTTTATGCGTCTTTCAATAAACCTCACAGGTCTCACCTCTCCCGAAAGCCCCAATTCTCCAATATATGCTGTAGTTCTCTGAATAGCTATGCCGTACATACTTGACACTATAGCCATAGCAATAGAAATATCACTAGCAGTCTCTTTAACATTAAGACCATTTGCAATATTAATATAAACATCTTGATTAGAAAGATTTATATGACATCTTTTTTCTAATATAGCAATGATGATAAGAAGTCTATATTGGTCGTAGCCTATAGTAAGCCTTCTAGGATAACCAAAAGCACTGCTTCCAACCAAAGCCTCTTGCTCTACACAAAATACCCTACTTCCTTCTATTACAGGAGTTATAACACTTCCAGCAAATACAGCTTCATTAAGAGAACGAGTAAAAACTTTTGAAGGATCTTTTACCTCCATAAGTCCACTTTCTACCATCTCAAATATTCCAACCTCATCAACAGCCCCATAACGATTTTTCACAGCTCTTAATATCCTATATATACCTTTATCATCGCCTTCAAAATATAACACGCAGTCTACAATATGCTCTAATATTTTTGGTCCTGCTATAGTGCCTTCTTTTGTGATATGACCTACCAAAAATATTGTTATGTTTTTTATCTTCGCTGTTTGCATCAATGCCCAAGCACAGTTTTTTATTTGTGCTGGTGAGCCTGCTATACTGTTTGTAGATGGGCTGTATATTGTTTGAATAGAGTCTATTATAGCAAGTGTTGGAGGTTCATCTAAAAGAGTGTTTATTATATTATCGCAATTTGACTCTGATGATATTAAAAAATCTGAATCTTCTAATAAAAGCCTATCTGCCCTTAACTTTATTTGTTCAAGAGATTCTTCACCTGTAAAATAATAAACCTTTTCTTTTTTAGCAATATTTGAAGCTACTTGTAAAAGGAGAGTTGACTTACCAATTCCGGGTTCCCCTCCTATAAGTATCACACTGCCCGATACAATTCCGCCTCCTAATACTCTATTAAGTTCATCTATATTAGTTGATATTCTTATATTATCAGAAGTTTTTATTTTTTTTATTGAAGTTAATTGTGCTTTGTCTGTGGAGGGTGCATTTTTTACTGTTTTTATTTTGCTTTCTTCTGGTTCTGTAAAAGGCTTTAGGCTATTCCAAGAACCGCAGGAAGGGCATTTACCCATCCAATTTATAGTACTCTCACCGCAATTTTCACAAACAAATACTGTATTATTTTTCTTCGCCATTATTAAATTTCTCAAATATTTTCTTTCTTCTGTTTTTATCACTACGCCACAACATCACACCAAACAATATAACAATCAAAGGAACAATCACTATATTAATAAATCTCACAGCCATCTTTATGCTTTCAGGCACTTGATAAGGAGGATTAAATATTGCCCCTTTTCTTCTTATATCCATAAGAGCAGTGTCCCCCACCATATAATCAATCATATTCATTAAGAAAATTTTATTAGCATCAAAACCGCTGTTTCTTGCCATATCAGGAGAACCAACAACTATAACCCTTCCGCTTGTTGTGGAGTTTAATCTATTAACATTTGCTATATTAATATTTTTAGACTGAATAGGAATATCCTTGCCTTCAAAAGCACTAGTCATACTGCCCTGTGATATTGCCCCTATAAGTCTTCTAGAAAGTAAATTACTGTCTTTCGGCATACCGCTCATAGAGGAAGCAAAATTATTAGTTTCAATCCAACTCTTATCACTAGAATAAAATAATGGTGTAATTTTAGCATCATTGCTGTTAATTAATACTTCACTAGATAAAGGAGTAAGCATTAAATTAATACTTTTAGTTATATCACTTTTGGAATTAATATTTTCAGGAATTATAAGCGGTATATAATATAATTTTTGTTCAGGCATACCCTCTTGTAATTGAGCCATATAGGCATTATCATCAAATATCATATTTGTAGCTAAAGAAAGCCCATAATTTGGAAGTATTTCATTTAACCTATTAGTAGCAGCAGTTAAACGAGGTCCATACATTTGTGCATTAGGGTCATTCTCATCTATATGAGCCCCATTAACCATAAATAATACTGGCTTACCGCTCATTATAAATTGATCTAATTTATATAATTCTGCATCAGTAAAAGGAGTAAGGCTTCCTAAAACTATCAAAGCATCCATTGTAGAAGGAATATCCTGAGTATTTAAATTTATAGTTTGAAAATTATAATTAGCCTCTATTTCTGATACATATCTGCTTACACTAATATAAGCATCATCTGGATTGCCACCGTATTGAACTGGTATATCTATAGTATTAGGTTCATCATGCCCTTGAATATAACCAATATTAGCCTTTAAGCCAAGCATGCTGTCTATGCCTTTAGAAATCTCATCTGTGATGCCTGTAAAATCTCCATAGAGTATTGAAGAAGTAGAAAGTTCTAATACATCATCCCCATTTTCTAAAACTAAAGAAAAATATCCGCTTCCTTTTGGAACGATAATGCTTCCATCAGTATCTTTTATATCTTGCCATTCTAATTTATGTATATTAAGTTTTTTTATTATCTCTTCATTTTCTTGATTTGGAGTAGACATATCAACATGTGTAAAAACTACCTTATTCATTAAATTTTTATTAGCTTCTGTTACAGCCTGCATTATGCTGTCTGGTATTAACTCAATAGCACCAATAGGAAGCAATTCATAAATTTCTGGAGAAGATATATAATAAACATTTAAATTATTTTCTAATCTGCTTAATTTATCATTTTTATCAATAAGCTTTCTTATGATTGTATCAATATTATATTCTAAACCTTCAGTAGACCTTACAAAAGGTATAGACTCTATAGAATCACCATATATAAATGCTAAGCCCATATATGTTATTTTGCTGCTTGTTTGGTCTTTTTCTAAAACACTTATTTGAGTGGAAGTGATTCCATATTGATTTGCCATTGTTGTATTTGTAGAGGCATCTATTATTTCAAAGCTTATATTTTTTCCTGCTGCTGATTTATATTCTGCAAATAAATCTTTTATATATTTTTCATAAGTAGAAAAAGGAGGAGGAAGATTCGGTGTTAAAAAGAACTTTACACTTAAAGGCTCTTTTAAACTCTTAACCAAAGACTTACTGCCGCTGCTTAAAGAATAAATTTTATCTTTAGTTAAATCTATAAAAGGTGTAAATTGATTAACTATAGCGTTTATTAAAACAATAATCACAAGTACAAAAATAAAAGTTATTATTCTATCTTTTCTCTTAGTCATATCTATCCCATTTTAAAATAATATGCATTATATAAAGAATAATTATATTTGTCAAAGTATATTTACTTAAAAAACAGCTGTTTTATTTTTTTGTAATAAAATTAATATAATAACAAATAAAATAAATTTAAAAAAATGTGTTGACTTTTTTTTATAGTATGTTACACTAATTTTCACTTGCCGAGTTAGCTCAGTAGGTAGAGCAAAGGACTGAAAATCCTTGTGTCTAGGGTTCGATTCCCTGACTCGGCACATTTCTTATTATAAAACTCCATATGAACAACTTAGAACAAATTACAAACTTTATAAATCCCCTATATGAAGACAATCATATTATAGTAGCTGTAAAACCGCCAAACATTCCAACTCAAGCAGACAATACAGGCGATACATCTTTTTTTGAAAACATAAAAGATTACATCAAATTAAAATATGGTAAGCAAGGTAATGTTTTTTTAGGATTAGTGCATAGACTTGATAGACCTGTATCGGGTGTTATGGTGTTTGCTAAAACTTCTAAAGCAGCATCGAGATTAAGCGAGGCTATAAGAAATAGAAACTTTCAAAAAACTTATTACTGCGTAGTAAAAGGGATATTATTAGAAAAAGAAAATACTTTAGAAAATTATTTGATAAAAAAAACGAACAAGCTTGGCAATATTGCAATGGTTGTTTTTGAAAATACAAAAAATGCCAAAAAAGCTATACTTCATTATAAAGTATTAAAAGAAGACAATATTAAAAATTTAAGCCTTCTAAAAATAGAGCTTGAGACTGGAAGGTTTCATCAAATAAGAGTGCAGCTTTCAAATCTTGGGCATGCTATATATGGCGACAGAAAATACGGCTCATACATAAAATATGACAGAGATGATGTGCCTTTGGCTTTGTTTGCCAAAAGTATTAAGTTTCCACACCCTACAAAAAACGAAGAAATATTTATTGAGGCTGATTTACCAGATTATAACCCTTGGAATATTTTTAATAATTAATAAAAACAATATAGATAATTTTTATATTTTACGATACAATATATACATACATAAATATTATGGACTACAACAATGGAAAGAAAAGATTATGATTTGCCTTTTTTGTTGAGATACGAAAATGTTGCTTGGTATGAAAACAAAAAAGTAAGAATATTAGACAGAAGAATATATCCGACAGAAATTAGTTTTGTTGAATGTTATAGTTATAAAGAAGTGGCTGAGGCTATATATAACATGGTTACTCAGAGTGCTGGACCTTATACGGCTTGTGCTATGGGTATGGCTTTGGCAGCTAGTGAAGTTGAAAATAAAACAGAAAAAGAACAAATTGAGTTTTTAACTAATGCTTCTAATGTACTCGCAAACTCTAGACCAACTACTGCAAACAGATATAGAATCATAACAGAATCTGCATTAGAGGCAGCTAAAAAAGCATTAAAAGAAGGCAAAAGCCCAGTAGAAGCTATTTTTAATAATGCAATAGAATCTCTAAACAGAAGATATTCCATCATGGAAGAGGTTGGAACATATTTAATAAAACTAGTAGAAAATAATGCTTCTATATTAACTCAATGTTTTGGAGAGACTATTGTAGGAATGATGTGTAGAGCAGCAAAAAAAGAAAACAAAACTTTTAAAGCATATTGTTTAGAGACTCGTCCATATTTTCAAGGGGCAAGACTTACCTCTTCTTGTTTTTATGAAAGCGGTATAGATGTAACAGTTATTACTGATAATATGGCAGCATATGTTATGCAAAAAGGTGCTGTAAATATATTTACTTCAGCAGCAGACACAATCACAAGAGATGGATATATTGCAAACAAAATAGGAACTCTTCAAGCTGCAATATTAGCAGACAAATTTGAAATTCCATATTATGTTACAGGCATACCAGATAAAGACAAAAATAAAGGCTCTGATATAGTGATAGAAGAGAGAGACCCAGAACTTGTTTTATCATATAGAGGAATACCTAATACATTAAAAGGCGTTAAAGGAATATACCCTTCTTTTGATGTTACCCCACCTAAATTAATAAGTGCTGTTGTTACAGATAAGGGAATATATTCTCCATACAACTTAGAAGAATATTTTGAAACAGAGACTAGAGATTTCTATTGATGTAATTTAAAAATTTGTTAAAAATATTTTTAATTTTTATTTGTTGCATATTTGCTTTTATATAAAATAAAAATATATTTTTATAAATGTATATCAACTTTTTCCCGCCGCAAAAAGTTGCAAAAAGTGCAAATATTAAGTTATTATGTTTTTAATATAATGCAAACTGTATATTCAATCTAAAAATGTAGTTACTCGCGAAACGTAGCCGAAGGATAAAAACTTTTACGAAGTCCGCACCGCGACCGTAGGAAGTACCTTTAGGTATGGGTGCGAGAGAGACAAAAAAGTTGATAATATATCTATAAAAATATATACATTGACAAAACATATTTATTTCAGTATATTTATTAAACATTTGAATTTTTTGTATAACTATATTATAATAAAGCAACCTTAAAATAAAATGGATTTCTAAATGAAAAAAATAACTTTTTGTATAATAACTTTAATATCAATATTCGCTATCTCTTGTAAAAATGAGGGCGGTTCTATATATGCTATGGAGCAAAGATATAAAAACTTTTTAAATATATTACCTAAAGAAGTGAGAGATGATTATATATTAACTTCATCAAAATATTCTAATGAATACAAGATGTGGATTGATGAGTTCAACACTTGGGCTAGCAATACTATAAATAAAGAAATTGAAGATGAAAAAGAAATAGCTTCAAGATTAACTCCAGATAGAATTGAATATGCATTAGAAACTCTAACAAGCAGAAATTATGAAAGAGCATTACCTGTGGAATTAATGTCAAAAGTAAAAACTCATACAGATAATTTGTCATTAAAAATTAAAGAGCTTGAACAAGATGAAACATTTTCAAACTCTATGTACAAATTAAAACAAGATGAAGCAGTTACTCATTTCAATACAGAAGATACTATATTTTATTATGTTTGGAATTATTTAATTACAATAAATAGAGACAGAAGATTCCAATAAAATTAAGAATATCCTAGAAAACCGCTTCCTATTCTAACCATATTAGAGCCATGCTTTATAGCTAAGTGATAATCATTGGTCATACCCATTGAAAGTATTGATATATTTTTATCTTTTAACTTCATAAAGACTTCATTTAGAGTTTCAAACTCTTTTTCTATCTCAAAATCATTATCAACTTTTAATGATATTCCCATAAGTCCTTTTATATTAACATTCGATAAGTTTTTTATTTTATCATACACCATATTATAATCAGTTAAATTAAATCCGCCTTTTTGCTCTTCATTGCTTATATTAAATTGCAGCAATATATCTTGAACTTTGTTATTTTTTATAGCTTCTTTGTTTACATATTCAGCAATTTCAATACTGTCCACACTTTGTATTAAATCAGCATATCTTACTATATATTTTACTTTGTTTGATTGTATTCTTCCTATAAAGTGCCAAGTTATATTATCATAATCTTTATTAAGCTCCTCTGCCCTATCCCTTAAACTTTGAGCTTTAGATTCTCCTAACGGCAAATTAATATTCAAAGACAAAAACTCTTTTATAGTTTCTATTGGCGAATATTTACTAACTGCTACAATACTTATATCATAATTTACATTATATTTATCTTTAAGTGAATTTATATTCTCTATTATAGAATCATATTTATTTTTAATAGTATCTCTATCCATTAATATACCTCTTATACAAATATTATAAAATCAATAAAAAATCTTTCAACTAAAAAATAATATTTACATATATAATCAATTAATTTATATTTGACAAATAGTAATCTATAATATATATTTTTTTAAAAATAAAAACACATAAAAAACTATGAAAGAGATATTAAAAGAATATAATAATATTACTATAGATAACATAGAAGAAGTAGCTCAATATATATATAAATTGCTAAAAGACGGTGATTTAATTATAATGAATGGAGATTTGGGCTTTGGAAAGACCACTTTTGTAAGACTTCTTTCAAGACTGCTTCAAAGTGATGATATAGTAAGCAGCCCGTCTTTTACCTTAATTAATGAGTATGATATTATATTAAACAACAAAGAAACTATACTTCGCCATGTTGATCTTTATAGGCTTTCTTCTGTGGATGAACTTGATGATATTGGATTTAAAGACAAAATAAAAGAAGACGGAATCACTATGATAGAATGGGGAGAGAAGTTCATAGAGTATTTTGATAAGCCGTATTATTTATTTGAAATAGAAATGATTAATAATGACTGCAGATTATATAGGATTAGTTTAATTAAATGAAAAAAATATTGTTATTGCTTATTATATCAACATTAATTTTCTCATGTTCAAAAAGAGTAGACAGCGACACTATTGTTTATACAAAAACTAGTGTGTCATCTGTAAATATATTTATAGGCGACAGTATTACTTATGAAGTGCATATAATTTCAAAGAAAGATATAGATTATAATTATCAAGATATTTCTTTTGATGATAGAGTCTCACAATCTAGAATAATAAGTGTAGAGAATATAAATAAAAACAAAGGCAATTTTAAAGAGAGAATAATCAAATACAATATAGGCTTTTATGATGTTGGGCAGTTTGTAATATCTCCTTTTAAAATATCATATAATTATAACAACGAATATAGAGAGCTTTACGGAGAAGATATTAATGTATTAGTTAATCCTTTTTCTGACGGAGATGTTCTTCCTCCAATGAAAAGAGCCATTAGTATTCCTATGCCTTTATATGTGTGGATTATTATAATAGCAGTTTTAATAATTATAGTTTTAATAATATTCTCTGTATTGTTTTTGGCAAAATATATTGAGAAGAAGTTTAATGAAAGGCTAACAATAAAAGAAGATACTGAGGCTCTAAATGCTTTAAAAAATATAGACTACAACATTTACTATAACGAAAATAAATTTGCTGAGTATTATTTTGAATTAACATTTATATTTAAAAGATATTTAACAAAAAGATTTAGATTTAATATTGAAGACATGACAACTAGTGAAATATCAAAGTTGTTTGAAGAAAATAAGTTTACAGAAAGTGATACTATAATAAAAATGTTTACTGAAGGGGATTTAATAAAATTCGCAAAAGCTTCTGCAGATATAGAGTTAATGGAGAAAGATTATAATTTCTGTAAAGATTATATTATAGCAAATGGAAACTTATATACAGCATTAAAGAAAGAAGAAAAAGAAAAGAAAAAGCTAAATAAAAAATTAAAGAAAAAAAGAGTAAAAAAATAACAGGAAATTAATTTATGTCTAATTATAATTTAGATGATACTATAGTGGCATTGGCAAGTCCATATTCAAAAAGTGCATTAGCATTGATAAGAATGTCTGGAAAAGATTCTCTAAAGATAGCTTCAAAAATATGCTATTATGCCAACAATGAAAATAAAAACATTACAAAATTTGAACACAGAAAAAGTTATTATGCTTTAATTAAAGATGAAAACAATACTCCTATAGATGAGCTTGTAGTTCTTACAACATTATCTCCAAACACATTTACTTCGGAAGATACTGTTGAGTTTATGTGTCATGGAAGCATAGTTGTTATAGAGTCATTGATAAATCTTATAATAAGAAACGGAGCAAGGCAGGCGAATAGAGGTGAGTTTACATATAGGGCTTATATTAATGGAAGGATTGGCATAAGTGAAGCTGAGGCTATACATGATTTAATAGACTCTAATAACAGATTAATGGCTGAAGCGAGTATTTATAAAATTAGAGGAAGGCTTACAAGGGAGATAGATAAACTTAGAGAGAATGTAAAAAATACTCTTATGCTTATTTATGGCGAATTAGATTTTCCAGAAGATGAGACTGAAACTTTTTCTTATGATAAATTAATAGAAAACTTTTATGCAATAAAAAAAGATATAGAAAATA containing:
- the radA gene encoding DNA repair protein RadA, producing the protein MAKKNNTVFVCENCGESTINWMGKCPSCGSWNSLKPFTEPEESKIKTVKNAPSTDKAQLTSIKKIKTSDNIRISTNIDELNRVLGGGIVSGSVILIGGEPGIGKSTLLLQVASNIAKKEKVYYFTGEESLEQIKLRADRLLLEDSDFLISSESNCDNIINTLLDEPPTLAIIDSIQTIYSPSTNSIAGSPAQIKNCAWALMQTAKIKNITIFLVGHITKEGTIAGPKILEHIVDCVLYFEGDDKGIYRILRAVKNRYGAVDEVGIFEMVESGLMEVKDPSKVFTRSLNEAVFAGSVITPVIEGSRVFCVEQEALVGSSAFGYPRRLTIGYDQYRLLIIIAILEKRCHINLSNQDVYINIANGLNVKETASDISIAMAIVSSMYGIAIQRTTAYIGELGLSGEVRPVRFIERRIKEMKKFSLKEVYISKRAVKELSKSIEGVKIIGIDHISEAIKMLGVS
- a CDS encoding GldG family protein, whose protein sequence is MTKRKDRIITFIFVLVIIVLINAIVNQFTPFIDLTKDKIYSLSSGSKSLVKSLKEPLSVKFFLTPNLPPPFSTYEKYIKDLFAEYKSAAGKNISFEIIDASTNTTMANQYGITSTQISVLEKDQTSSKITYMGLAFIYGDSIESIPFVRSTEGLEYNIDTIIRKLIDKNDKLSRLENNLNVYYISSPEIYELLPIGAIELIPDSIMQAVTEANKNLMNKVVFTHVDMSTPNQENEEIIKKLNIHKLEWQDIKDTDGSIIVPKGSGYFSLVLENGDDVLELSTSSILYGDFTGITDEISKGIDSMLGLKANIGYIQGHDEPNTIDIPVQYGGNPDDAYISVSRYVSEIEANYNFQTINLNTQDIPSTMDALIVLGSLTPFTDAELYKLDQFIMSGKPVLFMVNGAHIDENDPNAQMYGPRLTAATNRLNEILPNYGLSLATNMIFDDNAYMAQLQEGMPEQKLYYIPLIIPENINSKSDITKSINLMLTPLSSEVLINSNDAKITPLFYSSDKSWIETNNFASSMSGMPKDSNLLSRRLIGAISQGSMTSAFEGKDIPIQSKNINIANVNRLNSTTSGRVIVVGSPDMARNSGFDANKIFLMNMIDYMVGDTALMDIRRKGAIFNPPYQVPESIKMAVRFINIVIVPLIVILFGVMLWRSDKNRRKKIFEKFNNGEEK
- a CDS encoding RluA family pseudouridine synthase, translated to MNNLEQITNFINPLYEDNHIIVAVKPPNIPTQADNTGDTSFFENIKDYIKLKYGKQGNVFLGLVHRLDRPVSGVMVFAKTSKAASRLSEAIRNRNFQKTYYCVVKGILLEKENTLENYLIKKTNKLGNIAMVVFENTKNAKKAILHYKVLKEDNIKNLSLLKIELETGRFHQIRVQLSNLGHAIYGDRKYGSYIKYDRDDVPLALFAKSIKFPHPTKNEEIFIEADLPDYNPWNIFNN
- a CDS encoding S-methyl-5-thioribose-1-phosphate isomerase produces the protein MERKDYDLPFLLRYENVAWYENKKVRILDRRIYPTEISFVECYSYKEVAEAIYNMVTQSAGPYTACAMGMALAASEVENKTEKEQIEFLTNASNVLANSRPTTANRYRIITESALEAAKKALKEGKSPVEAIFNNAIESLNRRYSIMEEVGTYLIKLVENNASILTQCFGETIVGMMCRAAKKENKTFKAYCLETRPYFQGARLTSSCFYESGIDVTVITDNMAAYVMQKGAVNIFTSAADTITRDGYIANKIGTLQAAILADKFEIPYYVTGIPDKDKNKGSDIVIEERDPELVLSYRGIPNTLKGVKGIYPSFDVTPPKLISAVVTDKGIYSPYNLEEYFETETRDFY
- a CDS encoding YggS family pyridoxal phosphate-dependent enzyme; this translates as MDRDTIKNKYDSIIENINSLKDKYNVNYDISIVAVSKYSPIETIKEFLSLNINLPLGESKAQSLRDRAEELNKDYDNITWHFIGRIQSNKVKYIVRYADLIQSVDSIEIAEYVNKEAIKNNKVQDILLQFNISNEEQKGGFNLTDYNMVYDKIKNLSNVNIKGLMGISLKVDNDFEIEKEFETLNEVFMKLKDKNISILSMGMTNDYHLAIKHGSNMVRIGSGFLGYS
- the tsaE gene encoding tRNA (adenosine(37)-N6)-threonylcarbamoyltransferase complex ATPase subunit type 1 TsaE; amino-acid sequence: MKEILKEYNNITIDNIEEVAQYIYKLLKDGDLIIMNGDLGFGKTTFVRLLSRLLQSDDIVSSPSFTLINEYDIILNNKETILRHVDLYRLSSVDELDDIGFKDKIKEDGITMIEWGEKFIEYFDKPYYLFEIEMINNDCRLYRISLIK